The Deltaproteobacteria bacterium region AAAGTGTCCGAACCCGCGTTGGGTTCCGTAATGCCAAAACAGCCGATTTGCTCCGCCGTTACCAGGCCGGGAATATACTTCTGTTTAAGCTCTTCGCTGCCGTACCGTAGGAGGGTGAGGGCGGAGCCCAACGTCTGCATGTTGACGGCTACGCGGATTGAACTGCTTCCACGAGCGATCTCCTCAGTCAGAATCGTCTGGGCCAGGAAACCCATCTCGTTGCCGCCATATTGTGCAGGAATCACGCAACCGAAAAAGCCGAGATCTCCCATCTTCCTAAGCACATCACGCGGGAAGAAGTGCTCTTCATCCCAGTGATCCGCGTACGGCACGATTTCATTCTCGGTAAAACTTCTCGCCGTCTCCCTCAGCATCTGCATTTCTTCGGACAAGGTAAAATCCATCACTGTCTCCTGGCATTTTAGGAACTTAGGCGTTTCCAATGGAGTTTTAAGTGGGCGGATGCAGTTTCGAAAACTGCTCCGCCCCTTCGACTCGGAATCTATTTTCGTTCGACGATAAGGGCGATGCCCTGCCCGCCGCCGACACACATGGTGGCCAGCCCGGTAGTCAAGTCCCGGGCCTTCATTTCGTAAAGCAATTTGATAAGGATCACGCCCCCGCTGGCGGACACGGGGTGACCCAAGGCAATGGCTCCGCCGTTCACATTGACCTTGTTCTGATCCAAGCCTAGTTCGCGGATACAAGCCAAAGACTGCGACGCGAAGGCTTCGTTCAATTCTATGAGATCGATGTCCCCCACGGTCATACCCGCCTTGTCCAAGGCGCCTCTCGTTGCCGGAATGGGTCCGATGCCCATGAGGGATGGTTCGACACCGACCGAATAGTAGGCCCGGATGCGGGCCAGAGGCTCTATGCCCAAGCTGTGGGCCCTTTCCCGCGTCATGATCACCAGGGCGGCCGCGCCGTCGTTCATGCCGCTCGAATTACCCGCCGTGACGCTTCCCCCCTCTCGGAATGCGGGCTTTAGCTTGGCCAAGGCTTGGGCGGTCGTGCCGAATCGGGGATGCTCATCCGTATCGAAATTGACGAAATCGCCGTTCTTCCGAGGGATCGGCACCGGCACGATCTGTTCTTTAAACCGGCCTCCTTTGATAGCGGCCTCTGCACGCTGCTGACTCTGGAGTGCGAACGCGTCCTGATCTTCTCGGCTGATATCGAATTCCTCGGCCACGTTTTCAGCCGTTTCCCCCATGGTGTCTCCACTCAGGGGATCGAAGAGGATGAGTTGATCCTGGAGCTGACCATGACCTAAGCGATAGCCCCAGCGGGCCCCTTTGAGAAGATACGCCGCATTGCTCATGGACTCCATGCCGCCGGCAAGAATGATCTCCGCATCTCCCGCCGAGATCACCTGGCACGCCAACGTGACGGACTTGAGGCTGCCTCCGCATGCTTTCGAGATGGTGAATTGAGGCGTTTCCAGAGGGATCCCGGCCTTGACTGCGACGACCCGAGCGGAGTTGATCGGCAGATCGCCTGTACGGTAACCCGAGGCGTAAATGGTCTCCTGGATGTCCTCACCCGAGAGCCCGGTTCGCGAAATCACCTCTCTGATGGGAATGGGTCCCAATTCAATG contains the following coding sequences:
- a CDS encoding acetyl-CoA C-acetyltransferase; its protein translation is MGEIVIANAVRTAIGKFGGALKVLSDIELGPIPIREVISRTGLSGEDIQETIYASGYRTGDLPINSARVVAVKAGIPLETPQFTISKACGGSLKSVTLACQVISAGDAEIILAGGMESMSNAAYLLKGARWGYRLGHGQLQDQLILFDPLSGDTMGETAENVAEEFDISREDQDAFALQSQQRAEAAIKGGRFKEQIVPVPIPRKNGDFVNFDTDEHPRFGTTAQALAKLKPAFREGGSVTAGNSSGMNDGAAALVIMTRERAHSLGIEPLARIRAYYSVGVEPSLMGIGPIPATRGALDKAGMTVGDIDLIELNEAFASQSLACIRELGLDQNKVNVNGGAIALGHPVSASGGVILIKLLYEMKARDLTTGLATMCVGGGQGIALIVERK